In Blastococcus saxobsidens DD2, the genomic stretch CCCGGCGCTGCGCGGCGTCCCAGCCCTCCTCCCACCGCCCCACGAGGTCGCCGGGCGCCTCCTCGTCGGAGGCGCGCAGGGTCAGCACGTCCTCGGTCAGGGAGGACTGCTCCATGGCCAGGTCGTCGCGCAGCGAGGCCCGCGCCATCGACGGCCACCGGCGGTCGCGCGGCAGGGCGGTCACCAGCTCGCGCAGGGCCACCAGCCCCAGCCGCTCGGCCAGCCGCTGCATGACCTGCCCGACCAGCGCCACCGGCGCCCCGGTGCGCTCGGCGACGACGGCGAAGTCCAGCGCAGCCGGCAGCAGCGGCGCGGCCGCCACCTGCGCCGCCAGCTCCGCGGGCAGGCCTGCCTCCTCCAGCCGCGTTCCCCGCGCCGCGAACCCCTCCGCCTCGCTGCCCAGCAGCCAGCCGGGCAGCCCGGCCTGCACCTCGCCCACCGCTGGGGCGAACCGGTTCGTCACGTCGGCCAGCGGGGGCGGGGCCTCGGCGGTGAGATCGGCCTGGCGGAGCAGCCAGCGGGTGGCCCGCTCGGCCAGCCGGGTCGCCTCGGTGCGCACCTCGATCTGGGTCGCGGCCGCCACCCGGCTGTCCAGCGGCCGGACGGCGTCCCACATCCGGTCGACGCCGAAGACGGCCCGGGCGACGGCGTGCGCGCGCACCACCGTGGGCAGCGGCACCCCGGTCTCCTCGACCAGCCGGAAGAGCCCGGTCGCGCCGGCGACGTTGACCGCCCGGTTGGTCAGCGCGGTCCCGATGATCTCCCGGCGCAGCGGATGGCCGGTCACGGCGGCCGGGAACCGCTCCCGCAGCGGGGCCGGGAAGTACTCGACCAGCAGGTCATCGAGCGCCGGATCGTCGGGCAGCGAGGAGGCGAGCACCGCGTCCCCGGCCTGCAGCTTGGCGTAGGCCAGCAGCACGGAGAGCTCCGGGCTGGTCAGCGCCTGCCCGTCGCGCCGCCGTTCGGCCAGGGCGCGGGCGTCGGGCAGCGCCTCGACCGCGCGGTTGAGCCGGCCCGACCGCTCCAGCGACCGGATGAACCGCTCGTGGGAGTCCAGCAGGCTGCGCGCCGACGACGTCTCCACGGCGAGCGTGGCGTTCTGCGCGTGGTTGTCGGTGAGGACGGCGGCGGCGACGTCGTCGGCCATCTCCCCGAGCAGCGCCGCCCGGCCGTCGGCGTCGATGCGCCCCTCGTCGACGACGCGGTTGAGCGCGATCTTGATGTTGACCTCGTGGTCGGAGGTGTCCACGCCGGCGGAGTTGTCGATCGCGTCGGTGTTCACCCGGCCACCGGTGAGCGCGTACTCCACCCGGCCGCGCTGCGTCAGCCCGAGGTTGCCGCCCTCGCCGACCACCCGGGCGCGCACCTGCCCGCCGTCCACCCGCACGGCGTCGTTCGCCTTGTCCCCCACCTCCAGGTGGCTCTCGGTCGCCGCCTTCACATAGGTGCCGATGCCGCCGTTGAACAGCAGGTCGACCGGCGCCAGCAGCACCGCCCGCATCAGCTGGACCGGGGTGGCTGCCGTGACGTCCCCGGGGAGGCCGAGGGCCGCGCGCATCTGCCCGGAGACCGGGATGGACTTGGCGGTCCGCGGCCAGACGCCGCCGCCCTCGCTGATCAGCGCGGGGTCGTAGTCGGCCCACGAGGAGCGCGGCAGGTCGAACAGCCGGCGGCGCTCGGCGAAGGACGTCGCCGCGTCGGGCGTGGGGTCGACGAAGAGATGCCGGTGGTCGAAGGCGGCGACCAGCCGGATGTGCTCCGAGAGCAGCATGCCGTTGCCGAAGACGTCACCGGACATGTCGCCGACGCCGACGACGGTGAAATCGTCGCGCTGGACGTCGAGGTCGAGCTCACGGAAGTGGCGGGTCACCGACTCCCAGGCGCCGCGGGCGGTGATGCCCATCGCCTTGTGGTCGTAGCCCACCGAGCCGCCCGAGGCGAACGCATCGCCCAGCCAGTACCCGCGCTCGAGCGCCACCGAGTTGGCCAGGTCGGAGAAGGTCGCCGTCCCCTTGTCGGCGGCGACGACCAGGTAGCTGTCGTCGCCGTCGTGCCGGACCACGTTGTCCGGCGGGACGACGGCGCCGGGGGCCACCCCGTCCGTTGCCTCCCAGTTGTCGGTGAGCGACAGCAGCGCGCCGATGAACAGCCTGTAGCAGGCCTGCCCCTCGGCGACCACCTCCTCGCGGGAGGCCCCGTCCGGCGGCGGGTTCTTGACCACGAACCCGCCCTTGGCGCCGGTCGGGACGATGACGGTGTTCTTCACCATCTGCGCCTTGACCAGGCCGAGCACCTCGGTGCGCAGGTCCTCGCGGCGGTCGGACCAGCGCAGCCCACCGCGGGCCACCTTGCCGAAACGCAGGTGGATGCCCATGACCCGCGGGGAGCTGACCCACACCTCGTGCGCCGGCCGGGGCTCGGGCAGGTCGGGGACCGCGGCGGGGTCGAGCTTGAGCGCCAGGGGTCCACCGGCGTAGTACGTGGTCCGCTGGGTGGCGGTGATCGCGGCCAGCAGCGAGCTGAGCACCCGGTCGGCGTCGAGGGAGGCCACCTCGCCGATGGACTGGCGCAGGGCCTCGACCAGCTCGGCCTGCCGGGGCTCCCGCCCGCGGGCGCGGCCGGGGGAGAACCGGGTCTCGAAGAGCGCGACCATCCGGGCCACGACCCCGGGGTGCGCGGCCAGCGTGGCCTCGACGTAGGCCTGGCTGAACGGCAGCCCCGCCTGGCGCAGCCACTGCACGTAGGCGCGCAGGACGGTGACCTGCCGCCAGTTGAGCCCGGCCAGCAGAACCAGTGCGCCGAGGCCGTCGTCCTCGGCCTCCCCGCGCCAGACCGCGCCCACGGCCTCGGTGAACCGCTCCGGCAGGGAGCGGAGCAGCGGCAGCTCGACCGGCGGGACGGCCACGCCGAAGTCGTAGATCCAGGTGGGGGACGCACCGATCCGGTCGATCTCGTAGGGCCGCTCGTCGACGACGTCGACGCCCATGTGCTGCAGCACCGGGAGGATCTGCGACAGCAGCAGCCGCTCACCGACCCGGTACACCGACAGCCGCCGTTCCCCGGGGGCCGCACCGGCCGGCGTCCACAGCCGCAGCCCCAGGTCGCCGGGGGTCAGCGACTCCAGGCGGACCAGGTCCTCCACGGCCCGGGCGGCGGGGAAGTCCTCCTGGTACGCGGCCGGGAAGGCGTCGGCGACCCGGGCGAACACCGTCTCGGCATCCGCGCCGTGCCGGGCGGCGAGGGCCTCGGCCAGGTCGTCGGTCCAGCTGCGCGCCGCCGCGGCCAGCTCGGTCTGCAGCCCCTCGACGTCGACGTCGGCGGGCGGCGTCGCAGGCGCGCCCTGCCGGCGCACCGGCAGCCGGACGACGAAGTGCAGCCGGGCCAGCACCGATTCGGTGGAGCGCGCGGTGAACTCGATGCCGGAGCCGCCGAGCCGCTCGAGCAGCAGCTGCTGCATCGCCAGCCGGACGGCGGTGGTGTACCGGTCCCGCGGCAGGTAGACCAGCGCCGACCAGAACCGCCCGGTCGGGTCCTGCCGCAGGAACAGCCGGGTCTGCCGCCGCTCCTGCAGGTGCAGCACGGCCATCGCCACCGGCAGCAACCGGTCCGCCCCGACCTGCATCAGCTCGTCGCGGGGATAGGTCTCCAGGACGTCGAGCAGCTGCTTGCCGGTGTGGCTGTCGGCCGGCACGCCGGAGCGGCGGATCACCTCGCCGACGCGGCGGCGCACGAGCGGCACGTCGAGCACGCTGGTCCCGTACGCGGTCGACGGGAACAGGCCGACGAACCGGCGGCGCCGGGTCACGCCCTGGCTGTGCGGGAGGGTGACGGCGACCAGGTCCAGCCACGCCCGGCGGTGCACCGACGAACGGGTGTCGGCCTTCGTGACGGTGAGCCGGTGGCGCCCGGTGACCCCGGGGGCCTCGGGCGGTGCGGTCGCCGAGCGGGCCACGTCGGTGTCGCTGCGGAGCACCCCGAGGCCCGTCCCGGGCACCGGCCGGGCGACGGTCCCCTCCTCGTCCTCGGTGATCTCGACGTCGCGGGCGCCGAGGAGGACGAAGTTGCCGTCGGCCAGCCAGCGCAGCAGGGCCGCGGCCTCGGCCGGGTCGTCGGCCGGGTCCTCGACCGGGCCGGACCGGTTCCCGTCCCCGGTGGCGAGGTCGTCGAGCTCGGCGGCCAGGTCGACCATGCGCGCGCGCATCCGGTCGCCGTCCTCGTGCACCGCCCGCACGTCGTCGAGGACGGTGCGCAGCCCGGTGACCAGGTCGCCGGCCGCCTCCTCGTCGAGCGGGCCGTCGAGCACGACGGCCATCCATGACTCGGCGACGGCGCCGTCGCCGCAGGCAGCGGCGTCCAGGCTGTCGCACAGCGCGGTGATCCCTCCGCGCAGGTCGCGGCGGACGACGAGCAGCGGGTGGACGACGTGCTCCAGCCGGAACCCCTGCCGGACCACCTCGGCGGTGACCGAGTCGACCAGGTAGGGCATGTCGTCGGTGACCAGCCGGATCACCGTCCGGGCGGCCTCCCGCTCCCGCGGGACGGGCTGGACATCGATGACCGCCGCCCCGGGCAGGCGCTCCGCCGCGAGGGAGAGGTGCCCGAGGGCGAGCGCGGCCAGGTGCGCCGGGTCGGTGGCCAGGACCTCCTCGGCGGGCTCGCTCCAGAAGTAGCGACGGAAGAACGCCGGCAGCTCCCCGGCACCGCACCCCGCGGGCAGCACGGCCGCCCCGCGCTCGGCGTCGGCCACGGCCGCCCCTGCCGCCGCCCGCAGCAGCTGAGCCTTCTCGTCCCGGCCGGCCTCGAGGGCGGCCAGTCCGGTGAGGGAGCCGCCCGCGGGACCACCGTCCCGCTCCCCGACGGCTGCGTCGTGGACGACACCGGTGTCACTCGCCATGCCAGGCCACGCTACTGCTCCCCGAGACGCGCGTCACGGCGACGCCGGACCGGCCGCGGTCAGTGGTCGAGCAGCTGGTCGGCCACCCAGCCGACGACGGCGAAGATCAGGCCACCGAGCACGGCGGTCCCGAAGCCGTCGACGCTGAGGTGCTCGGTGATCGCGGCGGTCAGCGCGAGGAGCGCAGCGTTGATGACCAGCAGGAACAGGCCCAGGGTGAGGAGCAGGAACGGCAGCGACAGCAGCCGCAGCACCGGGCCGACGACGGCGTTGACCACGCCGAAGATCAGGCCGATCCACAGGTAGGCGCCGTACTCCCCCAGCGGGCCGCCCGGGTCGGTCACGACCTCCAGCCCCGGCAGCACGTCGAAGGAGGTCAGCACGTAGAACGCCGCCGCGAAGACGACGACCTTGAGCAGGAACTTGATCACGGCGGCGACGCTAGCGGCGCGACGTCGCCGACTGGGGGATCTCGCCGGGTCTATCCCGGTCTAGCGTCGGAGCTAGAGAACTGCAGATGGACCTGTCCTCCGATCAGGAGAGCGGGAACACCCCGCCGGCGACGTACCGACCAGCGCACCCTCGACGCTCACCTGCTCTACCGATTTCTAGACATCGAGCTAGAGATCTCCAGACAGCGGTCGACGGGTCCCCCGATCGCTGGATCGGCGGCTCCGCCCGACACGCTAGGCCGTTCTACCGGTCTCTAGACGGGACGCTAGAGAAGCCCATACGGTGGTCGACATGGATCCGGTGCGGAACCCCTACGCCCCTGGCGCCGGGCAGCGGCCGCCCGAGCTCGCCGGCCGCGACGGCGAGCTGTCGGCGTTCGACGTCGTCCTGGAACGCATCGCGCGCGGGCGCCCCGAGCGTTCCCTGGTGCTCACCGGGCTCCGCGGCGTCGGCAAGACCGTGCTGCTGAACCAGCTCCGGTCGGCGGCGATCGCCCGCGGCTGGGGCACCGGGAAGATCGAGGCGCGCCCCGAGCAGTCGCTGCGCCGGCCGGTCTCCTCGGCGCTGCACATGGCGCTGCGCGAACTCGGGCCGCGGCACGGCGACCAGGAGTCGGTGGCCGAGGTGCTGGGTGTGGTGAAGGCGTTCGCCCAGAGGGTGAATCCGGCGGAGGCGAAGGTGCGCGACCGCTGGCAGCCGGGCATCGACGTCCCCGCGGCGAGCGGGCGAGCCGACTCCGGCGACATGGAGATCGACCTGGTCGAGCTGCTGACCGACGCCGCCGGGGTGGCCGCGGACATCGGCAGCGGTATCGCGCTGTTCATCGACGAGATGCAGGACATCCAGCCCGACGACGTCTCGGCCATCTGCGCCGCCTGCCACGAGCTCTCCCAGCAGGGCGCCCCGCTGATCGTCGTCGGCGCGGGCCTCCCCCACCTGCCGGCGGTGCTCTCCGCGTCCAAGAGCTACTCCGAGCGACTCTTCCGCTACCTGCGCATCGACCGGCTCGACCGGGAGGCCGCGGACCGGGCCCTGCTGGCCCCCGCGGAACGCGAGGACGTCACCTTCGAGCCCGACGCCCTGGATGCGCTCTACGACGCCGCCGACGGCTACCCCTACTTCGTCCAGGCCTACGGCAAGGTCACCTGGGACGTCGCCGCCTCCTCCCCCATCACCGCCGCGGACGTCGTTATGGCCGCGCCGGTGGCCGAGGCCG encodes the following:
- a CDS encoding NAD-glutamate dehydrogenase gives rise to the protein MASDTGVVHDAAVGERDGGPAGGSLTGLAALEAGRDEKAQLLRAAAGAAVADAERGAAVLPAGCGAGELPAFFRRYFWSEPAEEVLATDPAHLAALALGHLSLAAERLPGAAVIDVQPVPREREAARTVIRLVTDDMPYLVDSVTAEVVRQGFRLEHVVHPLLVVRRDLRGGITALCDSLDAAACGDGAVAESWMAVVLDGPLDEEAAGDLVTGLRTVLDDVRAVHEDGDRMRARMVDLAAELDDLATGDGNRSGPVEDPADDPAEAAALLRWLADGNFVLLGARDVEITEDEEGTVARPVPGTGLGVLRSDTDVARSATAPPEAPGVTGRHRLTVTKADTRSSVHRRAWLDLVAVTLPHSQGVTRRRRFVGLFPSTAYGTSVLDVPLVRRRVGEVIRRSGVPADSHTGKQLLDVLETYPRDELMQVGADRLLPVAMAVLHLQERRQTRLFLRQDPTGRFWSALVYLPRDRYTTAVRLAMQQLLLERLGGSGIEFTARSTESVLARLHFVVRLPVRRQGAPATPPADVDVEGLQTELAAAARSWTDDLAEALAARHGADAETVFARVADAFPAAYQEDFPAARAVEDLVRLESLTPGDLGLRLWTPAGAAPGERRLSVYRVGERLLLSQILPVLQHMGVDVVDERPYEIDRIGASPTWIYDFGVAVPPVELPLLRSLPERFTEAVGAVWRGEAEDDGLGALVLLAGLNWRQVTVLRAYVQWLRQAGLPFSQAYVEATLAAHPGVVARMVALFETRFSPGRARGREPRQAELVEALRQSIGEVASLDADRVLSSLLAAITATQRTTYYAGGPLALKLDPAAVPDLPEPRPAHEVWVSSPRVMGIHLRFGKVARGGLRWSDRREDLRTEVLGLVKAQMVKNTVIVPTGAKGGFVVKNPPPDGASREEVVAEGQACYRLFIGALLSLTDNWEATDGVAPGAVVPPDNVVRHDGDDSYLVVAADKGTATFSDLANSVALERGYWLGDAFASGGSVGYDHKAMGITARGAWESVTRHFRELDLDVQRDDFTVVGVGDMSGDVFGNGMLLSEHIRLVAAFDHRHLFVDPTPDAATSFAERRRLFDLPRSSWADYDPALISEGGGVWPRTAKSIPVSGQMRAALGLPGDVTAATPVQLMRAVLLAPVDLLFNGGIGTYVKAATESHLEVGDKANDAVRVDGGQVRARVVGEGGNLGLTQRGRVEYALTGGRVNTDAIDNSAGVDTSDHEVNIKIALNRVVDEGRIDADGRAALLGEMADDVAAAVLTDNHAQNATLAVETSSARSLLDSHERFIRSLERSGRLNRAVEALPDARALAERRRDGQALTSPELSVLLAYAKLQAGDAVLASSLPDDPALDDLLVEYFPAPLRERFPAAVTGHPLRREIIGTALTNRAVNVAGATGLFRLVEETGVPLPTVVRAHAVARAVFGVDRMWDAVRPLDSRVAAATQIEVRTEATRLAERATRWLLRQADLTAEAPPPLADVTNRFAPAVGEVQAGLPGWLLGSEAEGFAARGTRLEEAGLPAELAAQVAAAPLLPAALDFAVVAERTGAPVALVGQVMQRLAERLGLVALRELVTALPRDRRWPSMARASLRDDLAMEQSSLTEDVLTLRASDEEAPGDLVGRWEEGWDAAQRRAAAQLADITAGDRQELAELLVAVRTLRGLRRRRQARRLPRPGDK
- a CDS encoding phage holin family protein, with the translated sequence MIKFLLKVVVFAAAFYVLTSFDVLPGLEVVTDPGGPLGEYGAYLWIGLIFGVVNAVVGPVLRLLSLPFLLLTLGLFLLVINAALLALTAAITEHLSVDGFGTAVLGGLIFAVVGWVADQLLDH
- a CDS encoding ATP-binding protein, whose product is MDPVRNPYAPGAGQRPPELAGRDGELSAFDVVLERIARGRPERSLVLTGLRGVGKTVLLNQLRSAAIARGWGTGKIEARPEQSLRRPVSSALHMALRELGPRHGDQESVAEVLGVVKAFAQRVNPAEAKVRDRWQPGIDVPAASGRADSGDMEIDLVELLTDAAGVAADIGSGIALFIDEMQDIQPDDVSAICAACHELSQQGAPLIVVGAGLPHLPAVLSASKSYSERLFRYLRIDRLDREAADRALLAPAEREDVTFEPDALDALYDAADGYPYFVQAYGKVTWDVAASSPITAADVVMAAPVAEAELAVGFFGSRYDRATPAEREYMHAMAELGGDAGAAVATSEVAVALGRKPASLSPARDSLIKKGLVYSAERGQIAFTVPHFGRYLLRHPD